In Sebastes fasciatus isolate fSebFas1 chromosome 8, fSebFas1.pri, whole genome shotgun sequence, the DNA window catactcttattttgagtttaaaagaagtatactaatagcacacttgaataaaggGTTATCATTGCTGGCATACCAATTCAAGCATCAGTGACCAAATAATAAATCTGGAGTTAGAAAAAGTTAAAGGTCAGATTAAAATGGCAATTAAAGAATGGGCATATGGGTCTATTTGCTTTGATATAAACTGAATGTTAATAATATCCACAGTTAGCTGTTACTTTCACTTTCAACATTAACTGGGTGGATGACACCCAAAGTGTCTTCATGGTACTGGGTGAGAAAACAGGAAGCCACCAAAATAACTGGTTTCTTCCTTTTTGAGAGTGAAGGTCAGATGGTTATTAATTAATGCTTCTTTGTGTGATTGTATCACAGTAATGTAGCCTATATATGCAATGTGCTCTCTCTTATAATAAGACCCTTTAAAGACCGACATAAAGATCAGTTCAATTTAAAAAGCGAGGACGGTCTAGCTGCTGTAGCATCAGGGGATTTCTCATCTGAAAGAAAACAGCCAATGATGAACAGCTCACATGATACCTTTAAGGACACACTTCCTTTTCTAACAAACCTCAGATGAACTTAATATCACTTCCTCATTTAGACTTCATGTAAAATTTCTGTGTAACTTAAACATTTGTAACAATCACTTTTATATTATGGTAAAGAGGATAATCAGATTTCCTCAGGTGCTCTGAAGATTTGTCTTTTGCCCCAAAACCTGTCCACAAACTTTGATTGTGGGGTTACTGACTTCATCAATCAAGGAGTTTTACATGTCTGGAAACTCACATGACGCCAAGGCGTGTCGTCCACTCGCCGGCTAATGCGACACTGAGGCCTGAGGCGGACGTCTTGAATCCTGTGATGTTCTGATAGAACTCAACAGACGGCTCTGGGAAGTCACACTGTGTTATGCTGATGCTATAGTGCACATggggagagagacaaagacaggtGTAGATATAGGTGAGAGGACACAGATCTGACTCATGTAAACATGTCTaatgaaataaatcaaagtatAAAAGAAAAGATATTCAAGAATGTTAAATGTAATCCTACCCCGATAGTGCATAGTGTACGTCCAAGACTTTACCACTGATCTCAGGGAGAGAGATGAGCTTCAACCTGTCCTGGATCCATCCTGCACCCACATGCTTTCCTGGGACCAACAGCACATATGTACAgttttatagatagatagatagatagatagatagatagatagatagatagatagatagatagatagatagatagatagatagatagatagatagatagatagatagatagatagatagatagatagatagatagaaagactTTACATAGATcacaaaaaacatgcatgtaaCTGTACATACCAACTACTTTACACTAGAtagaagaaatgaaaaatacaataaaatagaattaaaggTACATCTCTGCTATGCAAATTGAAAGTAAAATGTGCCTTGTGCATTGCCATTCAGAAGATAAGTCTCCTCTTCCTGCACAGAGGAAAGtcattgtactgtatgttgatACAGCTGTTGGCAGGAATGATTTAAAGTAGTGGTCCTTATCAGGAAACACTCTGCTGTCTGACAGTTGAATAGTTGTGAATGAATCATGTCTAATGTACAATTTTGTTGGGATCTTTATGAAAAGACTCATTTGGCTGCAAATCCATCTAATGACACACAAAGCAGTTATTTGGGGTTTAATTTAACTTAACAAGTGAGTGAATAACCACATCTCACATGGCCTTACCGTACTGAAGTCCTTTGTTATTCAGGACGACTTGCACTGCAGGGTTTTCTCCACAGGTAGTAGAGACGAGCATGAGCACTGCTACCACCAGCGGAAGCATTTTCCTGGGTCGCCTGTGGTGCAAGCATGTGTACATTTAAGCATGAATGAAACCATGAAACATTTACATATCAGACAAGTTGTTATAAACCTGTTGTAGTAATGTTATGTAGCATACCTGAATTACTGCAGGATGAAGTGTGTTTGCCAAGCTGAAAGAGTGAACAAGCGTCTTCACTGTTTCTCTGCCGTTGATTCACCTACAGCAGCTCTGGTTTCATGAGAAGTGAAACTTACTGTCATCTGACTcatgagagagagtgtgtgggtgtgtgtgtgtgtgtgtgtgtgtgaagataaGGAAAACTCCTGTTTGATTGTGGTCTGTCTGGTAGTCAAGTCCTAACATGTAAaattgaatgaaatgtcacatttgagcacaaacaaaaaggcttctttaggtttagaccaAAAAACTCCAACTTCCTTAAGTTTAGGGCAATAAAACTataatttctttaggtttagggcaataaaactacaacctctttaggtttagacaacaaaactacaacttctttaagtttagggcaataaaactataacttctttaggtttagggcaataaaactacaacctctttaggtttagacaacaaaactacaacttctttaggtttagggcaataaaactacaacttctttaggtttaggcaacaaaactacaacttctttaggtttagggcaataaaactacaacttctttaggtttagacaacaaaactacaacttctttaggtttaggcaacaaaactacaacttctttaggtttagggcaataaaactacaacctctttaggtttaggcaacaaaacaacaacttctttaggtttaggcaataaaactacaacttctttaagtttaggcaacaaaactacaactgctttaggtttaggcagtaaaactacaacttcgttaagtttaggcaacaaaactacaacttctttaggtttagggcaataaaactacaacctatttaggtttaggcaacaaaactacaacttctttaggtttaggcagtaaaactacaacttctttaagtttaggcaacaaaactacaaattctttaggtttaggcaatacaactacaacctctttaggtttaggcaacaaaactacaacttctttaggtttagggcaataaaactacaacctatttaggtttaggcaacaaaactacaacttctttaggtttaggcaataaaactacaacctctttaggtttaggcaacaaaactgcaacttctttaggtttaggcaacaaaaacccAGTTAGGTTtaaacaataaaactacaacttctttaggtttaggcaacaaagaacagttaggtaacaaaaccacaacttctttaagtttaggcaacaaaactacaactttttttaggtttagggcaatacaactacaacctctttaggtctaggacaataaaactacaacttctttaggtttaggcaacaaaactgcaacttctttaggtttaggcaacaaaactacaacttctttaagtttagggcaataaaactacaacttctttaggtttaggacaataaaactacaacttctttaggtttagggaaataaaactacaacatctttaggtttaggcaacaaaaccccaGTTAGGtttaaacaataaaaccacaacttctttaagtttaggcaataaaactacaacctctttaggtttagggcaataaaactacaacctctttaggtttaggcaacaaaactgaaacttctttaggtttaggcaacaaaactacaacttttttcagtttaggcaaaaaaacagttagttGTTAATTggctggtaaaaaaaacacatttaaaaatgttataggAGCTAAAGTGTTGAAAGAAATATTCATACATCTTTGGAGTACAACATGATCAATGATTTTGAAAGTAGATTAAGTTCACTTCTATCATAAACAAGTTATTTGAACATCCTCATTCTTATAATTAAAGCCTGTCATGCATGGCCGAGTAACATAAAAAGGAAGTGAAATTATCTGGTATACGTGCTGTTTTGGAGGTCTCTGCACCCTTTGAAGAATTATTTAAATAGGAAAAAAAGGCCATTTGACGCACACAATCTTGTTTTTGAATATTCACATTGTTGTTTTAAGAAAGGGGAAGCTTAATTAACCTAGCCCATTAGTACGTAAGACAGTACAAATAAAAGAGGAAGTAAAATCTGCAAGGCCCTGGCTACATTTCAAGGAAACATTAGAATCACCAGCcataaaatatttgatttatttatctcttAATTCAACAAATACTCTTTGTCTCACACACCATGATTAGTTCCATTAAATCACAATTAACAAGTTCAATAGGAAGAGGATATTATCagacagacatgttttttttctctccatataACACAATTTGGACCCACTTGCTTGCACTTTGAATTCACTTCATCCAGAATGACACTTGAAACACCAAGAAAACAAATGAGCCAACGAGGACTACTATTATAGgcataagatggaaaataaaacacgaaaacaaactgataaaaaaaaaaatctgttttaaaCAACTACACATAATTGTTTATAATAATCCACAGAGAGCACCATCTGATCTGATAGATGCCTCGGTGTTATATTTTCTCTGAAGTGGGATTAATGATAATATCTAGCAGCTCAAAAACCAATAATAACATATTCACTccattgtttttttcacatatttcattCCCCAGATATAAACACGTATACACAGTAAGACCCATGGCGGACACTTTCACTGGATCTTTGACAACTTTTGCATGAATGAATACCTGGACAGGCTGCCAGCATATTTAATCACCCCCCTTTTTCATGCGGAGGTTCCTCTGTCCAGttataataaaacatgttttctggAATGACTACTTTACACTATGATTGTagagtttattattattgcacattatcacaaaggcaaaaaataaaaagatgtaCATTTCACACAAATAATCCTCCTGCATGAGCTTCTTTGTCAACATAAAACTTAAAACATCTGTTGAAAGCTGCTCAGCTCTGTACTCACTGATCTTTATTCCATGATCTTCATGACTTGCTTTTACTTGACAAGcatactttgtgtgtgtgtgtgtgtgtgtgtgtgtgtgtgtgagtgtgtgtgtgtgtgtgaagaacaGGAAAGTACTGTTTGATTGTGCTCTGCCTGGTAgtcgatttgactgttatcaggccgttaaataggcgttatcagtcgctataagcaccatagatgtgggtcagtaggggcctactacattgtaaaagtgaaagtgaaacttaaaagcaacacattctaacatgtaaaactgaatgaaatgtcacatttgtgatgtgctattgtgtgtagctgtgtattgtgcgttttgtatgttctttcttgtatgactgtagtatgtttctttgttttgacctgccatgggactacagatgtgaattagcttaaagctataatctggtacagtgcatcaaatggtgacatttatgtttgCAGCATTTACGTGGTGCCACAGGAGGTTCCTCCACTGGAGCTTCAGGTGGAAGAGGCTGGGCAGGAGGAAGCACAGGCCGGCGCCGGTGAGGCTCCCAGTTAGACCCATGATGAGGGCGAAATGGGGGACAAAGACAGCCATGAGCAAGGTGAAGACTACCAGAGCAATACGCAAACCCAAACCCCAGGATTTCAGCTGCCCATTGGGGCCATAGggttaaatttaatttttaatttaatgcgGTACTACTGTCCAGTAATCCTGACCCTCTCCATCATTTTACACTGTAATCTAGagtataatacattttaaatttggTGCCCTCTAGTGGTATATGAATTGAATGAATTCAGAATTGTCTAATTTTTCTACAATATATTAATGAAACAGTCAGaatgcactttaaaaaaaatagttttaataCAGGATTGTGTGAAAAAAGATCAGGTTTGAGGCTAAATCCCcctttatatacatttataaagaTGAACTGCAGGCGTAATCACTGTTGATTTGACATGAAGGCTGTAGATTTGTACATTTTGATTATGTAGCTTGACCTTTTAAACACACTGGTGCTTTTATCATGACGTTGTCAGATATAGATACAAATCCAGTTAGTTTACTGAATGGTGTCCTTGTTTGTCTGTCAGTTGAAGCCTCTGTCTGTCAGCGACACCTTAGCATCTGAAGAGATGGCTATAAATCCCTGTTAGAAATAAACACAATGGTTAGCCCAGTGACACGTTCTActtgtaaaattaacattttatgaGTAATCTTTTACAAACACTGACCTCTTCCACCCCCAGAACTGTGTTGACCAGCTCTGCGTGTTTCATTCTGGGTAAAACAAAACCGTTGGCGAATTTCGCTGAAACAGAAAAGTACAAGTAGAGTACACATTATACATTATGTTCAGTATGTTGGATCAGTACAGTATTGTATGGGCATATTATGCAGGACAAAATGCATTACATCCCCCCCTGTGCTGCTCTGGTTTACTGTAATGAAGATAATAAATAGCGTTAAATGCATTTAGTTGCTATTTTTCCCAGATAAACTCCAGagtgtaataataaaataggcCTACACTGCAAAGCAGACAGAAATAAAGCAAACtaagtattatatatatttttgtagcaAGAATGATGATTAGAGTGGAGCGTaaattactatatatatacacatatatacgcTACTAATTGTTCATCTCATGAGAActgaacataaaaaaacatgtaactCAGACTCACCGTTCAGTTTTGCAAATTCTAGCATCAGTCCCACCTTTGTTAATTGTTCCAAAGTATTAGTCTGCAAAGAGAAACATGATTTGTAACGGTCACAATTTGATTCTCCTCAGTTCGTACACACATACGGCTGCCTGTGACTAACATATAATGTGATGTGTCACCTACCTGAAAGGTTCCCACTTCACTCGACGCCAGCGTCAGTGTGAAACtgtttgaaagaaagaaatatcatTACTTTAAGTTTGTGTGCTcaggtgtgtgttttaaaatacGGTGATACTCACTTATCCATCGTAATGGAGCCCTTCAGTCTATCACCATCAATCCACACTTTACCGCTGGACTTTAAGTCCTGAAAGAAAGAGGTTTAAATTACAGCTGCGATCAAGGATTATGTTTATTATCATTAATCTGGCATAGGGATAAAGGCACTAATATAACGCCATACTGGGCAGCAACAAGGTGTGaatgtactactactactactaataataataataataatatccgCTATACAACTACTTTGATGAATTGTTGAtataaagagtaaaaaaaaggcCAGAAAACAAAAGTACTCACAGCGTTGAGTTTGAACAGGGGGGTCTGGGTACCGTTTGGCTGGATGGCGGACGCCTTCACGGCGCCCTGAAAGTCCAGTTTAACAACACCAGGCTGGAAGGAAAACATGGGCATCTCTCCGGCATAAACCAGCAGAGTCATCAGAAGATCCGGAAACAACTTGGGAAGctgcagagacaaagagagagaaaagtagaTGGTAAACATTTAATTATGATATTTGGACAACTTTAATGCGATTAAtctgattaactatggacaatcatgcgatttaatattttaaacgaTGGACTGCCCGAGTATAAACCACAAGCTGTGGCTTCACATGAGTACTGTATTGATATTGCTACAGATGGACTTACCTGAGGGATGAAAGGCCCCATTGAGCTGGTATTCAGGTGCACAGGGAAGGATGGAGGTATCTGAGATGATGAAACAACATTTCTTAATCACAGATATGGATTAGGGCAGAAAGTAATCAATTCTTATTAAGTTTCAGGTGCACTTACCATGCTGTCAGTGATGAGGACCTGAAGCAGTCCAGCTGAGAAGAGTCGATATAAGTACGAGTTCAGGGTGAATTCAGACAGACCCGCTGACAACATGTAGCCCGGCTGCTGGGGCATGGTGAACGGCTTGGACACGAAGGGAACCTCCGTGTGAGATTTGATATCGTAGAACTCTCCCTTTAAATCAAGAGTTACAAATTATCAATTATCACTTTTTGTTGTTATAATatattttcttgtgttttggCAAAAACCCATATTGTAAATGATGGTTGTCAGAGCGTGTTGGACATATACGTGggtgtttatattattattttgcctGAAATGATGCAGCCAAAAGTCCGGGGACttctaaaatatgaaaacagatTGTGTGTATCTTTACCTTGAGACCCAGATTCATACTTGAAGCATCAATAACGGGTGCACCGGTGAGAGGGAGGTCAAAGGTGAAGTCTTGACCCACTTCAAAGGAAACTGATGAAGAGCAGAAATCATTCATAGACTGcattatctatttatatatttaagttATTGACTGTTAATTTACTTTTGgcttaacctcttccactccttggGGGCGGTGTCATCGGCCGACTTTACTTTTTtcggaggctgtagcaggcttatgaatccatcggtaccaaacatgtcGTGCTAGCATGTTGGAAAGAATGCTGAATAACACTATAAGttgttacgctaaattttggcgaggaaaaactgtcatggcaattttcaaaggggtcccttgacatctgacctcaagatttgtgaatgaaaatgggttctatgggtaccaacaagtctctcctttacagacatgcccactttatgataatcacatgcagtttgaggtaaaaatgcagttttttgcacgcagtacaaatgtgttatttccaccTATTATAATACATATTATAATACCTAATATAAcacatattataaaatgatgtgtttgaatatttctgcatactggggtccctaaacagtcttggaattgcataaattagGTATCACTGTGAAGCTTAGATTcatgtggatccaatgagcccaattgtattcatgtgtgatgatgttagtctccatagcAGCCATCTCAAATAGTGAGACCTTTTTttgagtggaaaaggttaaggTAAAGTAACTTTTGGACTGTGTAACTGCTATCAACGCTGCAATACCGTTCATGGCCTGTAGGTGGGACTCCAAGCTTGCAATGGATTCCTCCACATTAGGGCAGAGCTATGGAGGAAACAACAAAGCAAATGTCCTTCAATGTTCACCACTAAAATGATCATACAGCATAGAGAGAGCCTCCATTGATACATGTgacaaagatatatatatatatataaacactcaCTGAGCTCTCGATTTCACCCTTGATTTTCCCCTTGAAAGGATCCACAAAAGGCTGGAATATCCAACTGTTGACAAATGATAAATGTAGAGCTTATATCTTGACACCAGTAtcaccccttctctctctcctctcccctgttCTGCTCTACTGTACCTGGCTCCACCGTGAAATTGTACGTCCACGTCTCCGACCCGAGCATCACAGGAGTAGCTGGTGACAGACAGATGCCCGTCAGCATCCTTCCCCAGCTCCACTGCAGAGGTCACATCCAGATTATATATAGTCATGTCGAATGATCCCCCGTCatgtctgaaaacacacagtacaAACAAAGTCAGTGCACGTTGGTGTTGGTGAACATTTATTCATGCAACATACAACTCAAAAGCCTCAGTGTCCAAATTATAACGTTTGCACATTTGAATGTGCAAAAACATTTGTGCCAGTTTCTAACATGCATGTATGTTGATCACATAACCTTCTTGTTGGAGGTAATAAACCACTGATCACTGTTTAAATCACTATCATCACCTAGCTGACATCATTTGATTCAGGATAGTGTGGTTTCAATTAGTATACAGTAAACTGATAATTAAATTTTtatgacttaaaggtcccatatcgtgctcattttcaggttcatacttgtattttgtgtttctactagaacatgtttacatgctgtaatgttaaaaaaaaactttattttcctcgtactgtctgccggaatatacctgtatttactctctgtctgaaacgctccgttttagggcatttcaacggaattgcgttgccaggcaacatcttgggtccatgtgtacttcctgtcagctgatgttattcacatccactgcaacaggaaataaactgggacacatttagaatgtttatgtagaaaaaccatgtaatgatctatatatatatattgtatatttgtgacatcacaaatggacaaaaatcctaacggcttgtttcaaacgtgcaatttctgaatacgggctgtgtatatttctccatatattgaacgttttgatagtttaacagtatttataaagcacttaaacctgctttataatataaaagacctgaaaatctcactttttacaatatgtgacctttaatagcTGGAACCATTAAAccaaaaatatctgtatatggaggtaaaaatatgttgttctgAAATTTGGATTAACTTTTTTATACAACTCACCACTGTGAGTGACATTAAAAAAGGTCAGATAGTTATTAATGAATGCTTCTTTGTGCGATTGTATCACAGTAATGTAGTCTATATACGCAATGTGCTCTCTCTAATAATAAAATATCTTGATCGTGAAATTTCCTGAAAAGCTTAACAACtaactgaccctt includes these proteins:
- the LOC141773109 gene encoding bactericidal permeability-increasing protein-like, coding for MLPLVVAVLMLVSSTCGENPAVQVVLNNKGLQYGKQVGVEWIQEKLELVTLPEISGDIIGIYYKLSGISITQFDFPEPSVEFYQDIAGFKTSASGLSFALTGDWETSLGIIHDGGSFDMTIYNLDVTSAVELGKDADGHLSVTSYSCDARVGDVDVQFHGGASWIFQPFVDPFKGKIKGEIESSLCPNVEESIASLESHLQAMNVSFEVGQDFTFDLPLTGAPVIDASSMNLGLKGEFYDIKSHTEVPFVSKPFTMPQQPGYMLSAGLSEFTLNSYLYRLFSAGLLQVLITDSMIPPSFPVHLNTSSMGPFIPQLPKLFPDLLMTLLVYAGEMPMFSFQPGVVKLDFQGAVKASAIQPNGTQTPLFKLNADLKSSGKVWIDGDRLKGSITMDNFTLTLASSEVGTFQTNTLEQLTKVGLMLEFAKLNAKFANGFVLPRMKHAELVNTVLGVEEGFIAISSDAKVSLTDRGFN